In one window of Acipenser ruthenus chromosome 34, fAciRut3.2 maternal haplotype, whole genome shotgun sequence DNA:
- the LOC117966884 gene encoding intercellular adhesion molecule 1-like, with amino-acid sequence MEFGSLIVLGVLVLCPEGAASAVCEVNMDPSRVVVRFGDPVTVNCSTTREDVLGAGWESSVNPVNEMNSKIAVWNVSSLTAWDAEPKCFINCMNEPRQCAEKLDLVIYKYPESVSLLAPDFMKIGEKSNITCQVLDVAPVRYLSVKLYKRDEQLGNRSFTHNSAVFPVNQSVPFPVTPTRADNGAEYTCVAELQLGPGGPKPNPAKLSPPLKIPVVYKPSLLSAAEENVEVREGGSIVLKCSADGSPAPTYEWIYPKADNVQEITKDGVSTVNITRASSSNARVYECHAKNRYGVARKNITLTVKGAASAVCDVNIDPSRVVVRFGDPVTVNCSTTREDVLEAGWESSVSPVNEPDSKIAVWKVSSLTVWDAEPKCFINYMNEPRQCVKKLDLVIYKLPESVSLIAPDFMKIGEESNITCQVLDVAPIRYLSVKLYKGDEQLGNRSFTHNSTQFPVNERVPFPLVTPTRADNGAEYTCVAELQLGPGGPKPNPEKRSPPLKIPVFYKPSLLSAAEENVEVHEGGSIVLNCSADGNPAPTYEWIYPKADNVQEIRMDGVSTVNITRASSSNSGFYTCHAKNRYGDKMMNITVAVKDQVIITGGRGRFVFWVVVGVGVLVFAGLVVGFICYRKRVT; translated from the exons ATGGAATTTGGATCTTTGATTGTCTTAGGAGTTCTGGTTCTCTGTCCAGAAG GAGCTGCTTCTGCTGTCTGTGAAGTGAATATGGACCCCTCTAGAGTCGTGGTGAGATTTGGAGACCCAGTGACTGTCAACTGCTCCACAACACGTGAAGATGTATTGGGGGCTGGCTGGGAGTCTTCTGTTAACCCTGTGAATGAAATGAATAGTAAAATAGCAGTTTGGAATGTCAGCAGCCTCACTGCTTGGGATGCAGAGCCAAAATGCTTTATAAACTGCATGAATGAACCCCGTCAGTGTGCAGAAAAACTGGATTTGGTTATTTACA AGTATCCAGAAAGCGTCTCCCTCCTTGCCCCTGACTTTATGAAGATCGGTGAAAAATCCAATATAACGTGCCAGGTCCTAGATGTGGCTCCTGTCAGATATCTCAGTGTGAAGCTGTATAAGAGAGATGAACAGCTTGGGAATAGAAGCTTTACTCATAACTCAGCAGTGTTTCCTGTGAATCAAAGCGTCCCCTTTCCAGTAACACCAACCAGAGCAGACAATGGAGCGGAGTACACTTGTGTGGCAGAGCTTCAATTGGGACCCGGAGGACCGAAACCAAATCCAGCAAAACTCTCTCCTCCCTTGAAAATACCAGTAGTTT acaAGCCCAGTCTATTGAGCGCTGCTGAAGAAAATGTTGAAGTTCGTGAAGGGGGCAGTATAGTTTTGAAATGCTCCGCTGATGGGAGCCCAGCCCCCACGTATGAGTGGATATACCCCAAAGCTGATAATGTACAGGAGATAACGAAGGATGGAGTGTCTACTGTAAACATCACAAGAGCCTCGTCTAGCAATGCAAGGGTTTATGAATGCCATGCTAAAAACAGATATGGGGTCGCAAGGAAGAACATCACTCTTACAGTCAAAG GAGCTGCTTCTGCTGTCTGTGATGTGAATATTGACCCCTCTAGAGTCGTGGTGAGATTTGGAGACCCAGTGACTGTCAACTGCTCCACAACACGTGAAGATGTATTAGAGGCTGGCTGGGAGTCTTCTGTTTCCCCTGTGAATGAACCAGATAGTAAAATAGCAGTTTGGAAAGTCAGCAGCCTCACTGTTTGGGATGCAGAGCCAAAATGCTTTATAAACTACATGAATGAACCCCGTCAGTGTGTAAAAAAACTGGATTTGGTTATTTACA AGCTTCCAGAAAGCGTCTCCCTCATCGCTCCTGACTTTATGAAGATCGGTGAAGAATCTAATATAACGTGCCAGGTCCTAGATGTGGCTCCTATCAGATATCTCAGTGTGAAGCTGTATAAGGGAGATGAACAGCTTGGGAATAGAAGCTTTACTCATAACTCAACACAGTTTCCTGTAAATGAAAGAGTCCCCTTCCCACTAGTAACACCAACCAGAGCCGACAATGGAGCGGAGTACACTTGTGTGGCAGAGCTTCAATTGGGACCCGGAGGACCGAAACCAAATCCAGAAAAACGCTCTCCTCCCTTGAAAATACCAGTATTTT ACAAGCCCAGTCTATTGAGCGCTGCTGAAGAAAATGTTGAAGTTCATGAAGGGGGCAGTATAGTTTTAAACTGCTCTGCTGATGGGAACCCAGCCCCCACGTATGAGTGGATATACCCCAAAGCTGATAATGTACAGGAGATAAGGATGGATGGAGTGTCTACTGTAAATATCACAAGAGCCTCGTCGAGCAATTCTGGTTTTTATACCTGCCATGCTAAAAACAGATATGGGGACAAGATGATGAACATCACTGTTGCAGTTAAAGATCAAGTTATAATTACAGGag GTCGAGGTCGATTTGTCTTTTGGGTTGTTGTTGGAGTGGGGGTGTTGGTGTTCGCAGGCCTCGTGGTCGGATTCATATGTTACAGAAAAAGAGTGACTTGA
- the LOC117402091 gene encoding heme-binding protein 2 gives MGALGFVLFSLLIATQANIRATATKCIETKECSAYEVICTNADYEVRHYNASKWVSTSVQSYFMEMAAYDGFRKLFKYIKGANADGVHIDMTSPVLIKKPEASNMWEPVTYTISFLLPAAYQDAAPAPTNGDVHFLEMPEMHAYVKSFGGWMLSVNTKLYSILLSRELNAASASYNTTFYYGAGYNSPRTVFNRKNEVWYIAEGKPKCSGQQT, from the exons AT GGGGGCCCTTGGATTTGTGTTGTTTTCACTGCTTATTGCAACCCAAGCAAACATCAG AGCCACTGCTACTAAGTGTATAGAAACTAAAGAATGCTCGGCTTATGAGGTCATCTGCACAAACGCTGATTATGAG GTACGCCATTACAACGCTTCCAAGTGGGTCTCTACGTCTGTCCAGTCCTACTTCATGGAGATGGCTGCCTATGATGGCTTCAGAAAGCTCTTCAAGTACATCAAGGGTGCTAACGCAGACG GTGTACATATTGACATGACCTCACCGGTCCTGATTAAGAAACCTGAGGCAAGCAACATGTGGGAACCAGTGACCTATACGATCAGCTTCCTGCTCCCGGCAGCCTATCAGGACGCAGCTCCAGCACCGACCAATGGAGAT GTGCACTTTCTTGAGATGCCAGAGATGCATGCATACGTGAAGTCCTTCGGAGGCTGGATGTTGTCAGTCAACACCAAGCTCTACTCCATTCTGCTCTCCAGAGAGCTCaacgctgcctctgcctcctatAACACCACCTTCTACTACGGAGCCGGATACAACAG CCCTAGGACAGTGTTTAACCGGAAAAATGAAGTGTGGTACATCGCAGAGGGGAAGCCCAAATGCAGCGGCCAGCAGAcctaa
- the LOC117402004 gene encoding shiftless antiviral inhibitor of ribosomal frameshifting protein homolog yields MSRSLHDEIELEKSIRRLREKFYGKVTVEKAAVLMRRYHNNHDLVCKDIILMKDLNLDAQDRDTLMNDAVVRNVVERIRNADRQPSQNVRPPGPRAPNDRDIQEIGEGLRVLTLTQRNLHMFDNAQRNLIPSEDCQFACQGCDKVWWRRVPQRKKVSRCHGCGRKYDPVPYNSMWGAAEFNCPGCHRSFRGYGMMGVLSPCYNCHMPVGPSRILPPRRTPGPRMRNLHSCCAEDCYNRRNPTIPGAECVHPRSRRHNHKPMVVHPSPLHCSSGSTVATCLSQGSLLEGDLDDLIMDDLTEEEEEEEEEEDEDGGENGEPSEG; encoded by the exons ATGAGTCGAAGTCTGCATGACGAAATTGAG CTGGAGAAAAGCATCCGCCGCCTACGGGAGAAATTCTATGGCAAGGTTACGGTGGAGAAAGCAGCGGTGCTGATGCGGCGCTATCACAACAACCACGACCTGGTCTGCAAGGACATCATCCTCATGAAGGACCTGA ATCTTGATGCGCAAGACAGGGATACCTTGATGAACGACGCTGTGGTTCGG AATGTGGTGGAGAGAATCCGAAATGCAGACCGCCAGCCCTCGCAG aACGTCAGACCCCCTGGACCCAGGGCTCCAAATGACCGGGACATCCAG GAAATCGGAGAGGGGCTGCGCGTGCTGACCCTGACTCAGAGGAACCTGCACATGTTTGATAACGCCCAGAGAAACCTCATTCCCTCAGAGGACTGCCAGTTTGCCTGCCAGGGATGTGACAAGGTCTGGTGGAGGCGAGTCCCGCAGAGGAAGAAG GTCTCCCGGTGCCACGGCTGCGGAAGAAAGTACGACCCCGTGCCGTACAACAGCATGTGGGGCGCGGCAGAGTTCAACTGCCCCGGCTGCCATCGCTCCTTCAG AGGCTACGGGATGATGGGTGTGTTGTCTCCGTGCTATAACTGCCACATGCCCGTGGGCCCCTCTCGAATCCTGCCCCCCAGGAGGACCCCTGGACCCCGGATGAGGAACCTGCACAGCTGCTGTGCTGAGGACTGCTATAACCGCAGGA ACCCTACTATTCCTGGTGCGGAGTGCGTTCACCCCCGCAGTCGACGCCACAACCACAAGCCCATGGTGGTGCACCCCAGCCCCCTGCACTGTAGCTCAGGTTCCACGGTGGCCACCTGTCTGAGCCAGGGCAGCCTTCTGGAGGGGGACCTGGACGACCTCATCATGGATGACCtgactgaggaggaggaggaggaggaggaggaggaggatgaagatGGAGGGGAGAACGGAGAGCCCAGCGAGGGCTAg